One Coffea arabica cultivar ET-39 chromosome 5e, Coffea Arabica ET-39 HiFi, whole genome shotgun sequence DNA segment encodes these proteins:
- the LOC113722707 gene encoding acidic endochitinase-like, with translation MAACLRPLFLALTSLLMISSLTRSSEGAGIAVYWGQNGNEGSLEEACRSGNYDYVNIAFLVSFGSGQTPELNLAGHCIPSPCTFLSSQIEVCQSLGIKVLLSLGGGGAGAGRGPILASPEDARDVAAYLWNNYLGGQSDSRPLGAAVLDGIDFDIEYGSNLYWDDLARALSGYSTAERKVYLSAAPQCFFPDYYLDAAIRTGLFDFVWVQFYNNPPCQYSTTTGNADNLLNSWSNQWSPYPGVNKLFLGLPAAQAAAPSGGYIPPEVLISQILPVVQGYPNYAGVMLWSRYYDQSYSSAIRPFVNGDPLTYATKSVKKSHAVA, from the coding sequence atggctgcCTGTTTACGACCACTGTTCTTAGCATTAACATCCCTGCTGATGATATCTTCATTGACCAGGTCCTCAGAAGGCGCTGGAATCGCAGTCTACTGGGGCCAAAATGGCAATGAAGGAAGCCTGGAAGAGGCCTGCCGTAGTGGCAACTATGACTATGTAAATATTGCCTTTCTGGTATCCTTTGGCAGTGGCCAAACACCGGAACTGAACTTAGCTGGCCACTGTATCCCGAGCCCATGCACCTTCCTGAGTTCTCAGATAGAGGTTTGCCAGAGCCTGGGCATCAAAGTGCTCCTTTCTCTTGGTGGAGGTGGTGCCGGGGCAGGGAGAGGGCCAATCCTGGCTTCTCCCGAGGATGCTCGCGATGTTGCAGCCTACCTCTGGAACAATTACTTGGGCGGTCAATCAGACTCTCGCCCACTTGGTGCTGCTGTTTTAGATGGTATAGACTTTGACATCGAATATGGGTCGAACCTGTACTGGGATGATCTCGCCCGTGCACTCTCGGGATACAGCACAGCAGAGAGAAAGGTGTACTTATCCGCAGCACCACAATGCTTCTTTCCTGACTATTATCTTGATGCTGCTATCAGAACTGGCCTCTTTGATTTCGTCTGGGTGCAGTTTTACAACAATCCGCCTTGTCAGTATAGTACAACAACAGGCAACGCCGATAACCTCTTGAACAGTTGGAGTAATCAATGGTCTCCCTATCCAGGCGTTAATAAATTATTCCTGGGATTACCTGCAGCCCAAGCGGCCGCACCTAGTGGCGGTTACATCCCACCTGAAGTGCTAATTAGTCAGATTCTTCCCGTTGTGCAGGGCTATCCCAACTATGCAGGGGTCATGCTTTGGAGCAGATACTATGACCAAAGCTACAGTTCAGCAATCAGGCCTTTTGTTAACGGCGATCCTCTGACTTATGCAACCAAGTCCGTGAAAAAATCCCATGCTGTAGCATGA